In the genome of Neofelis nebulosa isolate mNeoNeb1 chromosome 6, mNeoNeb1.pri, whole genome shotgun sequence, one region contains:
- the ZBTB9 gene encoding zinc finger and BTB domain-containing protein 9, whose protein sequence is MDTSTPLPPVPPSPICNPAPRTIQIEFPQHSSLLLEALNRHRLEGKFCDVSLLVQGRELRAHKAVLAAASPYFHDKLLLGDAPRLTLPSVIEADAFEGLLQLIYSGRLRLPLDALPAHLLVASGLQMWQVVDQCSEILRELENSGGGISARGATSYHTLPSTTSSPGGWCIRSSPFQTPVQSSTSTESPVLGEGSELGDVLQIQVEEEEEEEEEEEEEEEEDQASTAPSQTPQPPRVSGSFPCPHGSHSLPVSTTPRRVPEGESAPLEPPAPHTALPPKVFYIKQEPSEPKEEISTGGTQSGGAKEETKVFPGGDAEGNGELGFLLPSGAGATYGGGGGGPSWKPVDLHGNEILSGGGGPGGAGQAVHGPVKLGGTPPADGKRFGCLCGKRFAVKPKRDRHIMLTFSLRPFGCGVCNKRFKLKHHLTEHMKTHAGALHACPHCGRRFRVHACFLRHRDLCKGQGWATAHWTYN, encoded by the coding sequence ATGGATACCTCGACGCCTTTGCCTCCCGTCCCCCCCTCCCCGATCTGCAACCCAGCCCCGCGGACGATCCAGATCGAGTTCCCGCAGCATAGCTCCCTGCTGCTGGAAGCCCTGAACCGCCACAGGCTAGAGGGCAAGTTCTGTGATGTGTCCCTCTTGGTGCAGGGCCGGGAACTTAGGGCTCACAAAGCAGTGTTGGCTGCTGCCTCTCCTTACTTCCATGACAAACTTCTTCTGGGGGATGCGCCACGTCTCACTCTGCCCAGCGTCATTGAAGCCGATGCCTTCGAGGGGCTGCTCCAGCTCATTTATTCCGGGCGCCTCCGTCTGCCACTGGAtgctctccctgcccacctcctcgtGGCCAGTGGCCTCCAGATGTGGCAAGTAGTAGATCAGTGCTCAGAGATTCTTAGAGAACTAGAAAACTCAGGTGGTGGAATTTCAGCCCGGGGGGCGACCTCTTACCACACACTTCCTTCCACCACATCCTCTCCAGGAGGCTGGTGCATTCGCTCTTCCCCTTTCCAGACCCCAGTGCAGTCTTCCACTTCTACCGAGAGCCCCGTTTTAGGGGAGGGGAGCGAACTGGGCGATGTGTTACAGATTCAAgttgaggaagaggaggaggaggaggaggaagaagaggaggaggaggaggaggatcagGCGTCAACAGCACCCTCCCAGACTCCTCAGCCCCCGAGAGTATCAGGGAGctttccctgccctcatggatcTCACTCACTGCCCGTATCCACTACGCCCCGCAGGGTTCCAGAGGGCGAGAGTGCACCCCTCGAGCCTCCTGCCCCTCATACTGCACTGCCCCCCAAAGTCTTCTACATTAAGCAGGAGCCCTCTGAGCCTAAAGAAGAGATATCAACAGGTGGAACTCAATCTGGAGGAGCAAAGGAGGAGACCAAAGTGTTTCCTGGAGGGGACGCTGAAGGGAATGGAGAGCTAGGGTTCTTGCTGCCCTCGGGAGCAGGGGCGACatatggaggaggaggaggaggtccaTCCTGGAAACCAGTGGATCTTCATGGGAATGAAATCCTCTCAGGGGGTGGGGGACCTGGGGGGGCAGGACAGGCTGTGCATGGGCCTGTGAAGTTAGGAGGTACACCCCCCGCAGATGGAAAACGCTTCGGTTGCTTGTGTGGGAAGCGGTTTGCAGTGAAGCCAAAGCGTGACCGTCACATCATGCTGACCTTCAGCCTTCGGCCCTTTGGCTGTGGCGTCTGCAATAAGCGCTTCAAGCTGAAGCACCATCTGACGGAGCACATGAAGACCCACGCTGGAGCCCTGCATGCCTGCCCCCATTGCGGCCGTCGGTTCCGAGTCCATGCCTGTTTCCTTCGCCATCGGGACCTGTGCAAGGGCCAGGGCTGGGCCACTGCTCACTGGACTTACAACTGA